The sequence below is a genomic window from Bacteroidales bacterium MB20-C3-3.
CCAGGCTTCAGGATTCACTGAATACAGCATTTAATGTTAGCGCAGCTTTTGGAGACGAAAGGGGATCTCTGCTTATATCAACAGGCAGAAAAGGAGAGAAGCCAAAGCCATTTTCCACCCTTTTTGAGGCCGATGGAATATCTTTTGAAGAGCCAACAGAGCTTCTTTTCAGTTTTAATAATCCTTTGGGTGCCTGTCCCGAATGCTCCGGATATGGTAAAGTTTTGGGGATTGATGAGGCGCTGGTTGTCCCTGACTCATCACTCTCAATATACCAAGAGGCAATTGCCTGCTGGAAAGGCGAAACAATGAGCCTCTTCAGGGAGGAGCTGGTTAACAACTCAGATAAGTTTGGATTCCCTATACATAAACCATATTACCAGCTTTCAAAAGAGCAGAAATTGCTTTTATGGACAGGAAATGAGTATTTCACAGGCCTTAACGAGTTTTTCAAAATACTTGATCAGAATAAGTACAAAATTCATTACAGAATAATGAAGAGCCGTTATACCGGAAAGAGTGTCTGCCCATCCTGCGGTGGTGCCCGGCTTAGAAAAGAGGCATTATATGTAAAGATTGGAGGTAAAAATATAAGTGATCTTCTGGAGATGTCAATAGGTAAGGTGAAGAACTTCTTTGATAACCTTGTACTGAATGATTATCAATCCAGAATTGCCGGCCGTGCTCTTAAAGAGCTCCAGGACAGACTCACATATATTGACTCAGTTGGTCTCTCTTATCTTACGCTTAACCGCCCGTCAAACACTCTGTCAGGTGGTGAGAGCCAGCGGATTAATTTGGTTAGCTCTCTGGGAAGTAATCTGGTCGGCTCTCTTTATGTACTGGACGAACCGAGTATCGGACTGCATCCACGGGACACAGCAAGGCTCATATCTGTCGTAGAGCGCCTCAGAGACCTTGGTAACACAGTCCTTATTGTTGAACACGATGAGGAGATAATTGAGGCTGCCGATGAACTCATCGACATAGGCCCTCTTGCAGGAAGAGGGGGGGGAGAGCTGGTCTATCAGGGGAAGGTAAGGGGAGATATACCTGAGAAAGAGATGGAGAGAAGCCTTACCCTTCAGTATATATTTGGGAAGGAGAAAATAGAAGTGCCTGAAAAACGGAAAAGGTGGAGCTCATATATTGAAGTAGCGGGTGCATACGAGCACAACCTAAAGGAGATTGATGTAAAGTTTCCTCTAAGGGTCTTTACTGCAGTTACCGGGGTAAGCGGATCCGGTAAATCTACTCTTGTAAGGGATATTCTCTATCCGGCACTCTCCAGAAGGATTAATCAGCTTGGCGATAAACCAGGTGCTCACAAGGAGCTGAGAGGGGATCTGGATAAAATTACTGCTGTTGAGTATGTGGACCAGAATCCAATTGGAAAATCAACCAGATCTAACCCGGCTACATATCTAAAAGTGTATGATGAAATCAGAAAACTCTTCTCTGAGCAGCCATACGCAAAGGCAAACGGTTTTGGACACTCCCACTTCTCTTTCAATATTGATGGAGGCAGATGTCCTGAGTGTCAGGGAGAGGGTGTTATAAAAATTGAGATGCAGTTTATGGCTGATGTTCAGATGGTTTGTGACTCATGCCAGGGTAAAAGGTTTAAGGATGATATCCTTGAGGTGAGATATAAAGGATATAATATAAATGATATCTTGAATATGAGTGTTGAGGAGGCAATAGAGTTTTTCTCTGCTCAAAAAGAGCCGATTGCATTGAGAATTGCTGAGAAACTAAAGCCATTAAAGGCAGTGGGACTCTCTTATGTTATGCTGGGACAGAGTAGCAGCACCCTTAGCGGAGGAGAGAGTCAGCGTGTTAAACTTGCTTCATTTCTTGGCAAAGAGAGTTCTCACGGCTCAATTATGTTTATATTTGATGAACCTACAACCGGGCTCCATTTCCACGATATTAAAAAGCTGATGGACTCATTCAATGAACTTATTGCCAGAGGACACACTATCGTAGTGGTTGAGCATAATATGGATGTGGTGAAATGCGCAGACTGGATAATTGATATGGGTCCGGAAGCCGGAGAAGATGGTGGTCACGCTGTTTTTGAGGGGATACCTGAAGATCTGGTTAAATATGAGGAGAACCATACTGCCAGGGCGTTAAAAAAGAAATTGAACTGAAAATGAAGAGAGTCTCTGTACTTATAATTTTGTTATTCTCTTTAACACCTCTCCTTTCACAGGAGGAGCAGGAACCTTCACTAAGGTGGAGTTTCTCCCCTCAGGTTGGAACTGATCTGGGGGTTACTCTTCCCTATCCTATGAGTGCCATAGGTGGAATTTTTAATCCCTATCCGGATATTTTGCCATCGCTTGGAGCAAGAACTTCGTTCAGATTCAAACAGGGATGGGTGATGGGTGCTGAGGTTACATATAAGACAGTCTCTATGACCGCAAATGCAAGGGTGGAGAATCAGATGATGCTCTCAGGAAATGGCGATACAAAACAGTATTTCTCCGGAACAGCTTTTCTTAGCAGCAGTTTCACTCAGTTAGAGGTTCCTCTGTATGTAAAATATATGATTGGTAAGAAAGGTATTCACAGAGCCTTGCTTGGTGGATACTGGTCTTATATTCTGGAGGGTAGATTTTCAACGGAAGCAAGAAAGGGGTATATAGGATCAGAACCTGACAGAGCCGATAACATTGTTGACCCGGACTATCCAATTCTTATGGATTTTTCACAGGCACTCGGTGACTGGGATGCCGGTATATTAATTGGATATGAGCTTGGAATAAATGAGAGGCTCAATATGGGAATCAGAGTTATGACAGGACTCAGAGATATATTTGGAGGGTCTACCCCTTTTGAGTACAGTATGATTCATTTAAGAGGGACCATTGTAGTAAGCTATAATATCTTTGAAACAAAGAGGTAGCTTTTCAGCTAGTAACTCGAAGATATCTGATAAATCAGGTGAAAGAGGAATTTTGTTCTGTTTGACATTACAGGATAATTAATAAAGTAATGATCATCTGTAGTCTTGTAAGTATGCATATGTATTCCCGAAGTAACCAGAACGGAGGGGATTCCCTTTTTGGAAAAAGAGTACTGATCAGAGGTTTTAAAGAATAGTTCAGCAAAGGCGGGACTTCCGTAAAATGTGAAATCGGGCTCAATCATATTCCCGGAATCTCTTCTTGCATTTGATGCCTTGGCTCTTGCCATCTCTCTTCCCTTTTTGTCACCTACTATAAGAATGTAGTTTTCAGCTGATCCCGGTGGGGCAAAAGTAGTCCCTATCTGATCAATATTAAGGTTGAAAAGTATTTTAGATGGATGAACGGGCAGGTTTTTTATAAACTCTTCTGAACCGGCCATATTATTCTCTTTTCCGTCCAGCATAAGAAATATAATATTGTGCCTCAGATGAACAGGGCTGTTTCTCAGCTGATAGAAGAGATTTGCCAGAGTTACCATAACAGTTACACCGGAGGCGTTGTCGTCTGCACCATTGTATATTTTACCGCCAAGTTTGCCCAGATGGTCGTAGTGGGCAGATACAACAATATATTTATCGGAATAGCCATTAGCTAGAACAACACCAGCAAGATTTCTTCCTGTTAACTCCCCCATTTTAAAACTGCGGATGAATGTCTGTGAGTAGAAGGGAATCATCTCCCAGGAGGCAAAGAGTCTGGAGACAGTAGCCAGAGACATTAATGCTCCGTTACTGTTTGAGGCTCTCCCCTCCATAACATCATCTGCAAAAAAAGAGAGCAGATTTTTTTGTCTCTCTTCACTAACCGATGCTGCAATCCTCTCTATATCTCTGAATTGTCCCAGTGAAACAGTAAAAGTAAGGAGCGTAAAGGTGGCGGTAAATATGGAACGCCTCAGGAAATAGTTCATCTATTATTATTTATATTTGCAAAAATAACTCATTTTAATGAAAAAAGTTCTGAGATTCATTTTTGTCTATCTTCCACTCTCCTTTTTTCTTCTATCGCTGTCACTGATAGTGATTTTAAAATGGGTACCTGTATATGTGACTCCACTTATGATAGTGAGAAGTTTTCAGTTTATTGACAAAGAGGATTTCAAAACAGTTAAAAGGTGGAGGAGTCTGGATAAGATTTCAGACAATATGGCAATGGCTGTTATGGCATCTGAGGATACTCGCTTTCTTGAGCATAAGGGGTTTGACTGGACAGAAATTGACAATGCACTTGAAGCCAGTAAAAGAGGTAAAAGGCTGAGGGGTGCAAGCACTATAAGCCAGCAAACTGCAAAAAATGTCTTTTTATTTCCATCCAGATCCTGGATAAGAAAGGGATTTGAGGCATATTTTACACTTGGTATTGAGTTGATTTGGGGTAAAAAGAGGATAATGGAGGTATATCTGAATGTTGCAGAGATGGGCCCGGGAATTTATGGTGCCGAGGCTGCGGCACGGGAGTTGTTTGGAAAGAGTGCAGCGAAACTGACATCCAGGGAGAGTGCTCTGATTGCCGGAGCTCTTCCGAATCCTCTTAAAAGGAGGGCGGACAGACCATCGGCCTACCACAACTCAAGAGCAGGTGCCATTCAACGGATGATGGGTATGATTGCCAGACCGGAGTGGCTAAATGATAACAAACCAAAAAAGGTTAAACTGAAAAAATGAAAAAAACAGCACCAGGTAAAATATTATACATTGCTCTTCTTGCAGTAACTCTTTTTGTATCCGGAAATGCCATCGGACAATATGATAAACAGCAATTTTTCTACAGAGGAAGGCAGTTTTTGATTGAGGGCAAATATGTTCAGGCAATTGAGAACTTCAATATCTTATCTCAGCTTGATACAACTCTTTATGAATCATATTTTTTCAGAGGTATAGCAAAATACAATCTTGGAGATTTTCTGGGAGCACAAATTGATTTTGACAGGACTTTAACAATTAACCCTCTCTATACTCCTGCATATCACTACAGGGCTATAACCCTGAGCAGAACGGGTAAATATGATTTGGCACTTAAGGACCTGGAGGAGGCAGTTGATCTCAGACCGGGATATACAGGCCTCTACTTTAGCAGAGGGGTTACCTATTTTCTCTCCCAACAGTTTGAGAAGGCAGTTGAGGATTTTAACAGATTTATAAGGTATGAACCAAAAGTTACGGATGCCTATTTAAACAGGGGGGCCTCATATCTCTTTCTTGGGGATACCACCAAAGCGTTGAATGATTATCAGACTGCAATCTCTTTAAACAGATTTGAACCGGAAGGATATATAAGAAGGTCTCGGATTTATGTTCTCCAGAATGAGATTGAGAAGGCTCTTCAGGATCTGGATCAGGCTATAAAGTTAGATTCTTTAAATGCATTTGCCTATTTCAACAGAGCACTTGTGAGGTACAATGCCAAAGATATTATGGGAGCACTGGGAGATCTTGAGAGAGTTCTCAGGGAGGATCCGGGTAACTCTCTTACTCTCTATAACAGGGCTCTTATAAGGTCACAGATTGGGGATTATAATAATGCACTGGAGGATTACGACAGGGTTCTCTCAATTAACCCAAATAATGTTCTTGCGTATTACAACAGAGCTACACTTTTTGTACAGCTGGGCAGATACAGAGATGCAATGGATGATTACTCCCAGGCAATTAACCTCTATCCCGATTTTGCAAATGCATATATAAACCGCTCATATGTAAAGAATCAGCTTGGTCAGTTTAACTCAGCAAAAAGTGACTATGAAATAGCCCAAAAGAAGATTAGGGATTACAAATCCAGGGTAGGAGACACAACATTGGCTCACACACTTGCAGATACAACACGAAAATTTGACAGATTACTGGCACTTGATGCTGATTTTGCAAAGAGGGATTTTAATAATGAGTTGCTTCAATACAGAGATGTCGATATCAGACTTAAACCGCTGTTTAAATTCCGGGCTGCTCCTGAGGCAAAACTGTTAATGGCTCTTGAGAATAGATTTGACTCTCCGGAAATGGAACAGTTCAAACGCTCATTACCTGTTCCGGTTGAGCTTACAACCTCCCAGCCTGAGATATCTCAGAAAACAATTGATGAGATGAGGAGACTGACAGAGGCAAAGCTAAAGGAGAAGACTGAGGGGAGGGCTCTCTTCACAAAAGCTCTCATAGAAGCGGGGAGCAAACAGTTCAACACTGCCCTTGACTGTTATAACAGAGCAATTGGGCTGGAGCCTGATGAAACTTTCTACTACATTAACAGAGGTGCACTCCAGAGTGAGATGATTGATTTTATATCCTCAATTGAGAGCAATGTACAGGTCCTTACATTGGATAACTCATCAGCAACTAGGGCAAAAGTTCAGGATCAGGCAACAAGAAGTTACGATTATACCCCTGCAATACACGATATGAAGAAGGCGGCAGCCCTCTCACCAGGATTTCCTTACATCTATTATAATCTTGGAAATCTCTATTGTATGTCAAGCGACATCCCTGAATCCATAGTCCAGTATACAAAAGCTATTGAACTATACCCCGGTTTTGGAGAGGCATACTATAACAGAGGTTTAGTTCTTATTTATTTAAGAGATAAGGAGAAAGGCTGTATTGATCTGAGCAAAGCCGGCGAGCTAGGCGTCAAAGAGGCCTATCCGGTAATATCAAAATATTGTGTTAAAGAGCAACAGTAAGTAGTGGTACTATTTTCTCAGTCTGTCTGCAGCTCTTACCATAGCTTCATCTCTTGCTATGTATCTGAATGCCATCCATGAGAGAATAGCAGCAACTATTGGAAATACTGCCGGTGTAGTAAATGCCGAGCCTTCCGGCCTTACAATGAAGAGGTAGACAATCCAGGCCTGATATCCAATTAAAATAATTGCGTTAAGCAGAGTTAGTCTCATTTGAATAACTCTCTTTTTATAGAGGAATATTGATACAAGAGCAATAGCTGTTGTTATTGCATTGAATACAAGTAGCGGCATAATCTGAATAAGTTTAACTGACTCCACCTGAGATTTGGCTATTGTTACGAAAAAGAGTGAAGAGAGCAGAGCCGCTGCACCAAGAAGAAATAGTGTCTGTATTCTTTGTATCATAGATTGGTATTTTTCACAAAAGTATAAAATAAAGCTTATTTTTGTAGTTTAAAGCTATCAAATATGAATCAAATACCATCGTCTGAACTAATAATAAATAGTGACGGATCTGTATTTCATCTTCACATAAGGCCTGAAGAGCTGGCAGATACAGTAATTCTTGTAGGCGATCCCGGAAGAGTAGAGCTGGTTGCATCATACTTTGAATCGAGGGAATTTTCCAGGGCATCAAGAGAGTTTGTTACAGTAACAGGAAGGTATAACGGAAAGAGAATTACAGTTCTCTCAACCGGAATTGGTACTGATAATATTGATATTGTCGTTAATGAGCTGGATGCGCTCGCAAATATTGATTTTGAAACCAGAACTCCTAAAAAAGAGCACAAAAGATTGAGGATTCTCAGAATAGGCACCTCTGGTGCAATTCAACCTGATATTCCACTTGGATCATTTGTCCTTTCACATATATCTGTAGGGTGTGATGGCCTTCTAAACTGGTATCAATCAAGAGATTCAATATCAGATCTGGATATGGAAAGAGCCTTTATGGAGCATACTTCATGGCCTGATAATCTTCCCCATCCATATTTTGCAAATGCATCAGATTCTATTATCTCTCTTCTTGAGGATGTAACAATAAAGGGGGTGACAATTTCCGCATCAGGGTTTTATGGCCCTCAGGGCAGGGTTTTAAGGCTCCCTCTTGCAATGCCTGATATGGTCCATAAATTTGAAACCTTTAATTACAAGGGTAATAAAATTACCAATTTTGAGATGGAGGGTTCTGCAATAGCCGGACTATCAGGACTACTTGGTCATGACGCAGCAACTGTATGCTGTATAATAGCAAACAGGCACCTTCATGAAAGCCAGCCTGACTATAAACCATATGTAAAGAGGCTTATTGAAACAGCACTGGAAAGGTTAGCGAAATGATAAAAGAATCTCTTCTGGTATCACTTTTAACACTTCTGGACGACTCGGACCAGAGCGTTAAGGTGGCCGCCTGGGATAAATTACTGGAGTTGGGTGATACAGCTGCAGAAGAGATGGAGCAACTACTCCCGGAACTAAGCGCTAATTTTGACAAGGGTTATCTTGATTCTCTTTTATTAGAGCTAAAGTTAGAGATTGTTCTCAGGAGGTTAAAGAACTATCTTGATAATCCCGACCCTCTTTTGCTGGACGGCCTTCTCCTTGTATCAAATGCACTTGATCTCAATCTTGATAAAGTAAAGTATCTTACTATTGTACAGGATATTGCAGATGAAATTCTTCTTGAAATTAGCGATAACAGAACTGCAATTGAGAATATGGAGATATTTAACTATATATTCTTCAGGAGGATTGGATTCAAGCACGAGGATGATACAGTAACCATTAAAGAGAATGCTTTAATTACAAAAGTACTTGAGAGTAAGAAGGGGAATATTTTTACAATTCCAATTTGTTATTTTATTCTTGCACGACAATCAGGCTTACCGGTGTACCCTGTAATAGCCGGAAAATCATTTACTCCTGCCTATCTCAACAGTGATGATAAGCCAATTTTTTATATAAACATATATAAAAACGGCATTATATTTTCTAAAGAGTTAACTGAGCCGGAAAATCCATCGAGAGTGGGAGTTGATAAGGCTTTGGTATCAATATATGCAGACCATTTGAACTATCTTTTTAAGTCAATAAATGACAAAGAGAGCTCAGATATTATGGAGAGAGTTTTAGAATGCTTTGGTAATTTGAGGTATATAAACTGAAACCTCCGTAATCAAAAAGATTACAGAGGCGCTTCATAGTTTAGTTTTAGGTCAAGTAATGAATTACTTACTTGTAACAAATATAATCAATATTTTGAAAATAAACCTTTTTATAGCAAAATCTTTGAACGCAGGGGGGAAAGATAATCTTCCCGGAAAGAGAAATTCACTTATTGCAGCTTTATCAATTGCTGTAAGTATGGTAGTGATGATTGTCGCTATCTCAATATCAGATGGGTTTTCAAAGGAGATTGGAGATAAGGTTACAGGATTTACCGGAAATTTAGTGGTTAAAGTTCCGGGTGAAGAGCCCACAAATAATATTTATCCGCTTACCGTAACCGATGCTAAAATAGATTCTTTGAGCCGGTTAGCCGGGGTAAATCTTGTTCAGGGGATTGCATACTCTTCTGGTGTGGTCAAGTATAATGACCAGATTGAGGGAGTTATGATAAAAGGTGTGTCAAAAAATTATAACTGGAGTTTTGTAAAAAATCATCTGACTGACCAAAGTTTAACTTTATGGAGAGATTCTCTTGGTTCAGAAGAGATTGTGATTTCTGTAAGGTTGGCTGCCAAGCTTAATCTAAAAATAGGAGAGAGGCCTTTCTTTTACTTTATTGGAGAGAGTATTAAAGTTAGAAGATTTAGTGTTGCCGGTATTTTTGACGCAAGACTTGAAGAGGTTGATAAAGGATTGATATTTTGTAATATTGAAAATACAAGAGGTGTGCTTGGTTGGGATAATAATCAATACAGTTCACTGGAGATTCTTGCTAACGGTAAAATTATTAAAGAGGAGGTTGAAAAAATGTTTAATGATGCCGATGTTGCATCACCTGATGAACTTTTCCCCCATCTCTTTGACTGGCTCACTCTTCTTGATTTTAATGTAATGATTGTGATTATCCTGATGATGGTAGTTGCAGGATTTAATATGATCTCAGGATTGCTTATTATTCTTTTCGAGAAGATATCAATGATTGGGCTGCTAAAATCTCTGGGTATGAGGGATTCTTCAATACACAAAATATTTCTTTACAGGGCAATATCAATTGTATTGAAGGGAATTATCGCCGGTAATCTCTTTGCCCTGGGTCTTCTTTTAATACAAAAAGTATTCAAAGTAATATCCCTTGACCCTGATAATTACTTTGTGACACATATACCTGTTGATATTAATTTTCTTAAGATTCTGATACTTGATTTAGCTGCTCTTGCAGTTATAACAGTGATACTCTATATACCATCTTCATTCATTTCAGGGATGGAGCCAGATAAGAGTCTCAGGCAGAAGTAATTTATTTTTTAACCAGTACAGAGTATGTGCTGTATCTTTCAAGAATTTCATCAACAAAACGGATTGTCTCAGTTCCTTTGAATTGACCCAACCTTAGAATATTCGCAGGAAGATTCTCCCTTTTACGCATTTGAGGAATAACACCCTTAAGAGACTCCCAGTCATTTTGATTTTCACCAAGATGCTCTGCCACTCTTCTGATATCATCAACTCGTCCCTCTCCGGCATTGTAGGCAGCAAGAACAAGTTTAATTTTGTTAATAGAATCAATTTCAGGTGAATAATAAAGTTTTTGCAGCCTTTTAATTAACATTGTGCCGGCCTTTACATTTTGTTCAGGGTCAAATATATCATCAATTCCAAATTGCCTTGCAGTAGCATTCTTAATCTGCATAAGACCATGAGCACCTCTCACTGAGCTTGTGTTCATAGAGAACTTACTCTCCTGAAAAATCAGTGAAGCAAGTAATCTCCAGTCCCAGCCAATGGTTTTTGAATATTTTTTTATAATATCATCGTATGGGGAGAGGTGGTTTGTTGGAGAGGTTAGGGCATAAGCATTCCGTCTGTAGGGTCTCAGGTATCTGGAGACAAGGGCAGAGTAATCTTTGCTCTGTTTGAAAAAGGTAAGCCAGTAGTTCAATTGCTGAAGAAGCTGTATATTGCTTTTGTTTACTACCCAGGCGTGTCCTGCCTCATTAACATCAACACTGGAGATTAGATTGTCTGAGTACTCTTCAGGAATAATCTCTGTCTCTGCCTGAATTACCAGTATATCAGTTCTGCCATCCATAAGCTCCTCCCACATATTTGATTTATCCTGTGGTTTAAGCCTTAAATGACATCTTTGAGAAAGGGAGAATTTTTTTAAAAGATCGTGGTGAAAACCTGTAGGATGTCCCTGCTTGATATAAATACCACCATCAACAGCAATTCGAACACATAGAGTGTCGCCTTCAAGAAAGAAGGAAGAGGAACTCTCTTCTCTTATATTTCTGTTTCCCGCAATAATTAATAATAACCCAAGAAAAAGTATTACTGCAATGAATCGTATGATTCTTCCCATAGCTGCTATATCACTATTTCACATAGAATGGCCAGTTGATCCCAATTTGTATCGTCCTGCGTGGCATAGTATAGTGATGAGCCGAGAAGTAGTCGCCGGTAGGCCAGCCTTGAGCGGTATTCAGATATTTTATAAATATTGTTGCCTTTTTCCACTGGACATTTGCAAAAACATCTATATAAGGAACGCTTCCTATCTCTCTTTCATCTTGTATATGGAACTGGCCTGTGGCCGGGTTGTACGCAGGGGCGTAGTATTTGGTATGATATGTTACATCTGCTCCCAGCTGCATTGTCATTACATTTTTGACAATATTGAACTGAAAGAAGTACCTCAGGTTTGCACTGAGAAGAGGTAACGGAACAACAGTTGCATCAGATGTCAACTGCAGAAGGAATCTGTTGTGAAAATGAAAACTACTGAGTCTGAAATTATAATTTAGAGAGGCAGCCATCACATTTAAAATTCCTAAGTGCTGTTTTATCTCTCCCTTTTTATCGTAATAAATTAAATTGTCTGTCAGTGAGTAACCAAAGGATGCGCTTAAATTAGCAACTGGAATTTCCATGAATGCCTCAATTCTCGTCTCTGTGGTTTTCCCAAATTCATTATCCCATTTGAAGTGATTCGAGTAAAAATATCTCTGTAACGGCTCGGGACTTTTGTTCTCAAACTTAAATTTTGCATCCAGGTGAATGCCCTCTTTAAACGGGAATAAAGATAGTTTAGCATTTGCATCAACTCCAATATCACCTGCCTCATAACCGGTTAATCCAATCTTTGCCAAACCGTCCCATTTGAAATATTTTCTAAAAACTCCTGATGCACCAAAGTATGCATAGGTATTATTGTAACGATCCATTTTAACGCCAAGCGAATCAAATTCAGGCCTGTAGTTAAAATAGGAGAGGTACTTATGGCCAACTCCCCCCTCAAGGTTAGATACAATAGAACTTTGTGAAAAAGGCTGAATTCTGAGAAAGACACGGTTCTCAATTTTATTAAGCCTTACCGAGTCATAGCTCTCAACAGGGTCAATAAAAAATTTTTCGTTGTAATAGGCGACACCTTTAGTGTCAGAGGGATCAATCTTATCTGTGTATAGTTTATAATAAGTAGCAAATTCAAATGAGTGTCCGATATAAGCTGCAGTTCCCTCCTCAATTTTTGAATCTTTCCCTTTAGAGAATTTTATAGGAAAACCATAGGATTGTGTAAGAAATATTGAGTTTCTTTTTAGCCTGTTGTGAGCAGTATTCAAATTGTATGGAATTTCCCTTGGCTCAACAAGAGTGTCAAGAACAAGTCTGTCGTCAACTATACCCCCATTTTCATCCCTCTTAACAGATTGAAATATATATCCGCCGTGCATTACATATCTTTTGCCCAAATAGTTGGATGTTAGGGAGAAGGTTCTGTTATCTGTTGCCTCCTTAGTAAGTATTCCCTTGCCTCCCCATCTGTCGTAAAGGATTGTAATATTCATTGAGGGTGAGATATTCTGTGTGGACAAAACATGAACATTGCTCTCCTCTTTTACCCGCTCAGCAAAAAGCGTCCCTCTGTATCCAAATTCTGTGTGTGGAGTCTTTACATTGTAAAAGGGATGACTCTCCTTTGTAAAGCTGTACATGATATAGGGATCGAAAGGGGTGAAATCTCTCACCTCCTCTCTTAGAAAATAGTTTCTGTACCTTGAAGCAGAACCGGAGACACCAAGATACTCAGCACCAACATCTCGCTTCATGAAAGGGAGAAAATGGTAGTTGTAGTCAGCGGTAGTATCCTGCTTTAGCATCTTATTGATCCTGTTCAGGTAACTATCGTGATTCCACAGTATTATTTTTTTAAATTTCAGCGAATCCGGAATAAAATAACTCTCCAGGTACATTGGTTTTGCATCCCGGATACTATCCTTAACTGCCTGGATTGAATCCTTTTGGGCTCGTGTTAATTTTGTTTGCAAAGAGTCATTAACCTCTCTGTTTTGAGCAGGTGCATAACTGAAAGTGAGCAGAGCAGCCAATAAGGCTGCAATGCTCACTGTCACCATAGATATATTGTATGTTCTTTTAGCCATATTACGGTGCAAACATACAAAAAAATGAGTTAATGTTACTGAGGTACTAGATTCCTGCTACTCTCTCTTTGTAAGTTGCAAGGCAGGCATCAAGTCTGTCGTGTGCAGTATTGTCACCAGGAATGTTGTGTGAAGGGTGTATGTAAAGCTTAACACCTCTCTCTGCAAGTATCTCGGCAACAGTTGTTACAGTCATCCAGACAAGAGTTATAAATGCCATTGTTGAAACAGG
It includes:
- a CDS encoding putative porin, whose protein sequence is MAKRTYNISMVTVSIAALLAALLTFSYAPAQNREVNDSLQTKLTRAQKDSIQAVKDSIRDAKPMYLESYFIPDSLKFKKIILWNHDSYLNRINKMLKQDTTADYNYHFLPFMKRDVGAEYLGVSGSASRYRNYFLREEVRDFTPFDPYIMYSFTKESHPFYNVKTPHTEFGYRGTLFAERVKEESNVHVLSTQNISPSMNITILYDRWGGKGILTKEATDNRTFSLTSNYLGKRYVMHGGYIFQSVKRDENGGIVDDRLVLDTLVEPREIPYNLNTAHNRLKRNSIFLTQSYGFPIKFSKGKDSKIEEGTAAYIGHSFEFATYYKLYTDKIDPSDTKGVAYYNEKFFIDPVESYDSVRLNKIENRVFLRIQPFSQSSIVSNLEGGVGHKYLSYFNYRPEFDSLGVKMDRYNNTYAYFGASGVFRKYFKWDGLAKIGLTGYEAGDIGVDANAKLSLFPFKEGIHLDAKFKFENKSPEPLQRYFYSNHFKWDNEFGKTTETRIEAFMEIPVANLSASFGYSLTDNLIYYDKKGEIKQHLGILNVMAASLNYNFRLSSFHFHNRFLLQLTSDATVVPLPLLSANLRYFFQFNIVKNVMTMQLGADVTYHTKYYAPAYNPATGQFHIQDEREIGSVPYIDVFANVQWKKATIFIKYLNTAQGWPTGDYFSAHHYTMPRRTIQIGINWPFYVK